A window of the Euzebyales bacterium genome harbors these coding sequences:
- a CDS encoding alpha/beta hydrolase-fold protein, translating into MRAVTTDGGQQQLWQARLDRPDVDRLEYQYEVEFDDGRRELLLDPHNPRRAAGPFGDKSVVEMPGYRAPRWLDSGPVPGRYMTLSLASDVLDATLNVGLWAAPQMDFEREAPLLIVHDGPEYDRFSALLRFVNTMITRGRVPPLRVVLLPPADRNEHYAASPKYARALARELMPVLDWLAPQPRARRDGRSWRIGMGASLGALATLHAHRRYPDLFGGLFLQSGSFFQRYTDRQESAFFRFDRIVAFVDSVCAAERVTRPVPVGMTCGTVEENLANNRRVRDALALQGYDVAFAEHRDGHNWVAWRDSFDPHLADLIERALA; encoded by the coding sequence ATGCGCGCCGTCACGACGGACGGCGGGCAGCAGCAGCTGTGGCAGGCGCGACTCGACCGGCCGGATGTGGACCGTCTCGAGTACCAGTACGAGGTCGAGTTCGACGACGGCAGGCGCGAGCTGCTGCTGGATCCGCACAACCCGCGCCGCGCCGCGGGGCCGTTCGGTGACAAGTCGGTCGTGGAGATGCCCGGCTATCGGGCGCCGCGATGGTTGGACAGCGGTCCCGTGCCCGGTCGCTACATGACGCTCAGCCTCGCCAGCGACGTCCTGGACGCGACGCTCAACGTCGGTCTGTGGGCCGCGCCGCAGATGGACTTCGAGCGCGAGGCGCCGCTGCTGATCGTCCACGACGGGCCGGAGTACGACCGCTTCAGCGCCCTGCTGCGCTTCGTCAACACCATGATCACCCGCGGCCGGGTGCCGCCGCTGCGCGTCGTGCTGCTGCCGCCGGCCGATCGCAACGAGCACTACGCCGCCTCGCCCAAGTACGCACGGGCGCTCGCCCGCGAGCTCATGCCGGTGCTGGACTGGCTCGCACCCCAGCCGCGCGCGCGTCGTGACGGTCGGTCGTGGCGGATCGGCATGGGCGCCAGCCTCGGCGCGCTGGCCACCCTGCACGCGCACCGTCGCTATCCCGATCTGTTCGGTGGGCTGTTCCTGCAGTCGGGCAGCTTCTTCCAGCGGTACACGGACAGGCAGGAGTCCGCGTTCTTCCGCTTCGACCGGATCGTGGCGTTCGTCGACAGCGTCTGCGCGGCGGAGCGGGTCACCCGACCGGTCCCCGTCGGCATGACGTGCGGGACGGTGGAGGAGAACCTCGCCAACAACCGCAGGGTCCGCGACGCGCTGGCACTACAGGGCTACGACGTGGCGTTCGCGGAGCACCGCGATGGGCACAACTGGGTTGCGTGGCGTGACAGCTTCGATCCGCACCTCGCGGACCTGATCGAACGGGCGTTGGCATGA
- the fdhD gene encoding formate dehydrogenase accessory sulfurtransferase FdhD, with protein MAEQVTVRRRVRRVEGAAVRPMVDTLAAEEPMEIRVGGEAVSVTMRTPGSDFELAAGFCLTEGLIDDPADIAGIRYCVGTALDTGLQTYNVVDIARRDGGTVPVDLRRNVYTTSSCGICGTASIDAVRRDLPPIDDTVRVSTAVVSGLPDAMRRAQRVFDRTGGLHAAARFSADGDMLDLREDVGRHNAVDKLIGAAALQGQLPLSGQVLMVSGRIAFEIVQKALRARMPVIAAVSAPTSLAVHLAEDAGMTLVGFVRGERMNVYCGQWRLG; from the coding sequence ATGGCCGAGCAGGTCACGGTCCGACGCCGGGTCCGTCGCGTCGAGGGTGCGGCTGTCCGGCCGATGGTCGACACGCTGGCCGCAGAGGAGCCCATGGAGATCCGCGTCGGCGGCGAAGCGGTCTCGGTGACCATGCGCACACCGGGGTCGGACTTCGAGCTCGCCGCGGGCTTCTGCCTCACCGAGGGACTGATCGACGATCCCGCGGACATCGCGGGCATCCGCTACTGCGTCGGCACGGCGCTCGACACCGGCCTTCAGACCTACAACGTCGTCGACATCGCCCGGCGCGACGGCGGGACCGTGCCCGTCGACCTGCGGCGCAACGTCTACACGACCTCGTCATGCGGCATCTGCGGCACGGCGAGCATCGACGCCGTCCGCCGCGACCTCCCACCGATCGACGACACCGTCCGGGTGTCGACCGCGGTCGTGTCGGGCCTGCCCGACGCGATGCGCCGTGCGCAGCGCGTCTTCGACCGGACCGGTGGCCTGCACGCGGCCGCGCGGTTCTCCGCCGACGGCGACATGCTCGATCTGCGGGAGGACGTGGGCCGCCACAACGCCGTGGACAAGTTGATCGGCGCCGCGGCGCTCCAGGGGCAGCTGCCGTTGAGCGGGCAGGTCCTCATGGTGTCGGGTCGCATCGCGTTCGAGATCGTGCAGAAGGCGTTGCGCGCGCGGATGCCGGTCATCGCGGCCGTGTCCGCGCCGACCTCGCTGGCGGTCCACCTGGCGGAGGATGCGGGCATGACGCTCGTCGGCTTCGTCCGGGGCGAACGCATGAACGTCTACTGTGGGCAGTGGCGGCTGGGCTGA
- a CDS encoding alpha/beta hydrolase-fold protein yields MRREHLYLPSRSIGAAGGVIAYGHHGRPLLVFPSEQGNAWDYEDRGMIESIAWLIDDGRVKVYCVDSYDGQSWSDRSIDTEERSRRHGRYEDWIAHEVTAFIHEDCGGPQDIITTGASMGAYHAANFALKRADLFPLAICQSGNYDISTTGWGHRGDATYFNNPMDYVANTHGDHLDWLRSRVRLILVCGQGQWEDTTGSLESTRRFAEVLAAKGIPFEIDLWGHDIPHDWPSWRAQIAHHLPRVV; encoded by the coding sequence ATGAGACGGGAGCACCTCTACCTGCCGTCGCGCAGCATCGGAGCGGCGGGCGGGGTGATCGCCTACGGCCACCACGGTCGCCCGCTGTTGGTGTTCCCGTCCGAGCAGGGCAACGCCTGGGACTACGAGGACCGCGGCATGATCGAGTCGATCGCCTGGCTCATCGATGATGGCCGCGTCAAGGTCTACTGCGTCGACAGCTACGACGGGCAGAGCTGGTCGGACCGGTCGATCGACACCGAGGAGCGTTCACGGCGGCACGGGCGGTACGAGGACTGGATCGCCCACGAGGTCACCGCGTTCATCCACGAGGACTGCGGTGGACCGCAGGACATCATCACGACCGGCGCGAGCATGGGCGCCTACCACGCCGCCAACTTCGCGCTGAAGCGGGCGGACCTGTTCCCGCTGGCCATCTGCCAGAGCGGCAACTACGACATCTCGACCACCGGCTGGGGACACCGTGGCGACGCCACCTACTTCAACAACCCCATGGACTACGTGGCGAACACCCACGGTGACCACCTCGACTGGCTGCGCAGCCGCGTCCGCCTGATCCTCGTGTGCGGCCAGGGTCAGTGGGAGGACACCACTGGCTCGCTCGAGTCCACACGACGGTTCGCGGAGGTGCTGGCGGCGAAGGGCATCCCGTTCGAGATCGATCTGTGGGGCCACGACATCCCGCACGACTGGCCCAGTTGGCGGGCCCAGATAGCGCACCACCTGCCCCGGGTGGTGTGA